In Phlebotomus papatasi isolate M1 chromosome 1, Ppap_2.1, whole genome shotgun sequence, the following proteins share a genomic window:
- the LOC129799771 gene encoding protein takeout-like: MIKFIISTTVVLLFVKSSIAAKFPDDIEKCKAADLKCLPEIITKVIRMVPNGHRGLHLLPIDPLHVNEIKITQEHESPVNINLVLSNTDIIGLRNVEVTKVKGFEKDPTNVLFEAEAALKQVALLGRYKIDGRVLILPIQGNGKSNLTLDNLTFKIKFKTTQTYKNSKVYIQTKDFLFGFDTTRLHINFENLFNGDKALSDNMNLFLNENWKDILEELKPAINEAFSQIFNTIINTIFAKIAYSDIYLD, encoded by the exons atgatCAAATTTATCATCTCAACCACGGTCGTGTTACTTTTCGTAAAATCATCAATAGCCGCTAAATTTC CTGATGATATTGAAAAATGCAAAGCAGCCGATCTGAAATGTTTACCCGAAATCATTACAAAGGTGATAAGAATGGTTCCAAATGGTCATCGTGGACTTCACCTACTACCGATCGATCCGCTCCATGTGAATGAAATCAAAATCACCCAAGAACATGAAAGTCCAGTTAATATAAACTTGGTCCTGAGTAATACTGACATAATTGGGCTGAGGAATGTTGAAGTTACTAAAGTCAA GGGCTTCGAAAAGGATCCAACAAACGTGCTGTTTGAAGCTGAGGCAGCATTGAAGCAAGTTGCACTACTAGGACGATACAAGATTGATGGGCGTGTGCTGATTTTGCCAATTCAAGGAAATGGCAAGAGCAATCTAACACTGGACAACCTCACGTTTAAGATCAAGTTCAAGACAACACAAACGTACAAAAACTCCAAAGTATACATACAGacaaaagattttctttttggcTTTGATACCACACGCCTTCAcatcaattttgagaatcttttCAATGGTGACAAAGCACTAAGTGACAACATGAATTTGTTCCTCAATGAGAATTGGAAGGATATTCTGGAGGAATTGAAACCAGCCATTAATGAAGCATTCTCACAGATATTCAACACAATCATCAACACGATATTTGCAAAGATTGCCTACAGTGATATTTACTTGGATTAA
- the LOC129799770 gene encoding protein takeout-like, protein MKVSLFYTIIIGFVLKVRLIKGFNTFKFTKCDYGDMKCAVNLQQEIIDQFWRGNEELELPPLDPLRIKNATLVQPSNGAINFNLQFRDFDFLGYRDTQITDVVGWPEDYDGTKAELEIKAPRFTLIGPYRINGKLLLLDIKGSGTSNVTLENILGRMKFKLKKIVKDNVEYAEVEKLKLNINISRMHMHFDQLFNGDKQMEEYGHQFINENSKLVFEDIKPSAMKTFGQIWQDILNHILSRIPYRSFFNV, encoded by the exons aTGAAAGTTTCACTATTCTATACCATAATTATTGGATTTGTGCTTAAAGTGAgattaataaaaggatttaatA catttaaatttacaaaatgcgACTACGGTGACATGAAGTGTGCTGTAAATTTACAGCAAGAAATTATTGATCAATTCTGGAGGGGAAATGAAGAATTAGAATTACCACCTCTAGATCCACTTAGAATCAAAAACGCTACATTGGTCCAGCCAAGCAATGGtgctattaattttaatttacaattcCGAGACTTCGACTTTCTCGGATACCGAGATACACAAATCACAGATGTTGT cgGGTGGCCTGAAGACTATGACGGAACAAAGGCGGAACTAGAAATAAAAGCACCGAGGTTCACACTTATTGGACCTTATAGAATAAATGGAAAACTACTACTGTTGGATATTAAAGGATCTGGAACTTCAAACGTCACACTTG AAAACATTTTGGGGAggatgaaatttaaattgaagaaaattgttaaagATAATGTGGAATATGCTGAAGTGGAAAAACTTAAATTAAACATAAACATTTCAAGAATGCACATGCATTTCGATCAACTTTTCAACGGAGACAAACAAATGGAAGAATATGGTCATCAATTCATcaatgaaaattcgaaacttgTCTTTGAAGACATCAAACCATCAGCCATGAAGacttttggacaaatttggcaGGATATTCTCAATCATATCCTTAGTAGGATCCCATATAGATCATTTTTCAATGTATGA
- the LOC129799772 gene encoding protein takeout-like encodes MVSRAILLILLIVSCNAAKFPSNISRCQHEDSNCMTQVAQNLIKDHYNGLPSLNLLPLDPVTIKTISIENSGNKAVNIRLVFHNVTLHGLKDIAIKKITGFPKDFEGSKNEVEFIAPIIQLVGQYSINGKVLILPIQGNGQSNFTLENVKIRVRFTGKKVTKNQKDYFQTDDTKITMTTTKLWLNFDNLYNGDKLLGETTNAFLNENWMDIFNELKPDISKSYASAIQTIINNIFAKLPYREYFIE; translated from the exons ATGGTGTCACGAGCTATTCTATTAATTCTACTAATTGTGAGTTGTAATGCAGCGAAGTTTC cttcaaatatttcaagatgCCAACATGAAGATTCGAATTGCATGACGCAAGTGGCACAAAACCTCATCAAGGACCATTATAATGGATTACCATCCTTAAACCTACTACCGCTCGATCCTGTTACCATCAAAACCATAAGTATCGAAAATTCTGGAAATAAAGCTGTCAACATACGACTGGTTTTCCATAATGTTACACTTCATGGATTGAAAGATATCGCAATTAAGAAAATAAC AGGCTTCCCAAAGGACTTCGAGGGATCTAAGAATGAAGTAGAATTCATAGCTCCAATTATTCAACTCGTTGGGCAGTATTCAATAAATGGAAAAGTCCTTATTCTTCCAATTCAGGGTAATGGTCAAAGTAATTTTACCTTAG AAAACGTTAAGATCCGAGTAAGATTTACGGGTAAAAAAGTCACAAAGAACCAAAAAGACTACTTCCAGACCGATGacacaaaaattacaatgaCCACAACAAAACTCTGGCTAAACTTTGACAATCTCTACAATGGTGATAAACTTTTGGGAGAAACAACTAATGCATTTCTTAATGAGAATTGGATGGATATATTTAATGAGCTAAAACCTGATATATCAAAATCCTATGCATCTGCCATTCAAACTATTATCAACAACATCTTTGCCAAATTACCATACAGAGAGTACTTTATTGAATAG
- the LOC129799768 gene encoding protein takeout-like — translation MKKIFLLSLAFVVISAKFPDSVKKCHYGDSQCLIESSEDVLRASGNGYPGLNLIPIDPLHVDKVDIRQSSDSPVNINLFFRDIILNGLSQLKVYKMTGFEQNPRKIEMRARLDKLVLTANYKAKGRILLLPINGEGKCNLTFDNWDAGWKITVSKVTKNNKEYVQVDNSKLFFNTTRLHMYFENLFNGDKSLSENMNQFLNQNWNVLLTELKPALTEAMSQILQNVISGPFSKIPYNELFLE, via the exons ATGAAGAAAATCTTTCTTCTTTCACTAGCATTTGTTGTGATCTCAGCGAAGTTTC CTGATAGCGTAAAAAAATGTCACTATGGTGACTCTCAGTGCCTTATTGAGTCCTCCGAGGATGTTTTAAGAGCTTCGGGTAATGGATATCCTGGACTGAATTTAATCCCTATTGATCCTCTACATGTGGATAAAGTGGACATTAGACAAAGTTCAGATAGTCCTGTGAACATCAATCTATTCTTCCGGGATATCATTCTAAATGGATTAAGTCAATTGAAGGTCTACAAAATGAc TGGCTTTGAGCAGAATCCACGAAAAATTGAGATGAGAGCTCGTCTGGATAAACTTGTTCTAACTGCCAATTATAAAGCTAAAGGACGAATCTTACTCCTGCCCATCAACGGTGAAGGTAAATGCAACTTGACCTTCGACAACTGGGATGCTGGATGGAAAATTACCGTCAGTAAAGTCACAAAGAACAACAAAGAATATGTTCAAGTTGACAATTCAAAATTGTTCTTTAACACAACGAGACTTCACATGTACTTTGAGAACCTGTTTAACGGTGACAAATCTTTAAGTGAAAATATGAATCAGTTCCTCAATCAAAATTGGAATGTTCTACTGACTGAACTCAAACCAGCACTGACTGAAGCCATGTCCCAAATTCTTCAGAATGTTATAAGTGGACCCTTTTCCAAAATTCCCTACAATGAACTCTTTCTCGAATAA